Below is a genomic region from Aricia agestis chromosome 16, ilAriAges1.1, whole genome shotgun sequence.
CCACCGACATACACGTTACCACTAATATCATCATCTGTATAAACTCTGATTGTTTTCATTTCTCCAATACCTATTTTAAATTCACTTTGACACTTTAATTCTTTTCTACTGTCGAAGTTTACTTTCTCGAATTGCAAGTCTGTAGCTGTTTTCACAATACGTATACTCGGACGCTCGGTAAAGGTATGTCCTAAAAGAACTGGGCTGTTTATTAAATGATCATCTACAACTAAGGAATCTACATCTTTCTCAATTACACCTTGAACTTCGATCATCAATTTTAGTCTTCCTAATGGTAAGTAAGGTACATTTCCTAGACCACGTAATAATGGACTGTCAACGGCTAGCCAAGATAGACCCAACTTTATTGCATCCGATTTACGTATTAACGTGGCTTCACTACCTAAATCCACTTGGCAGGCTGTTGGCTGTCCATTTATCTtgactattattttatatttatgagaAGAACTATCTAATATTTTATCGTGGTGACACAAACTAACGAGTGCAGAATTTATTGGATTTGTTTCACttatattaacttttaaaacatttttattcttttCAGATTCAGGCTTCATTAATCTTTTCTTTGGACAATCTGTAAGAGCATGACCAATCAAACGACAATAAGAACACTGGACGATAGGCTTTGGACATTTAGAGCAAGGATGGCCTTTCTCTTTGCAGTTAAAACAAATTACAGAATCCGACTGCTGACTTTGTTTTAGTTTAACAGAGAAATCGTTATGTTTATTTGCCAATCGagtttgaaataaattattactattaaatctCTTTTCTTTCTTGTTATCTACGCTATTGTCTTTCATTTGAAACTTAAAAGTTTTGAAGAAATTTAATACTTGTTCTGGTTTGACAAAATTCGCAGCTTGAGCACCTACCCTTACACCTTTATCATCAATACCGTGAACTAAACAGTCTATTGCTTCCTTACCGAAAATTTTGCAGCGATTCAATAAATTAATCttggaataataatataattcaagTGAATCTCCAAATCGACCTCTTTTAGCAAGCATCTCCGTCAATAACTCTGCATAATTTTCGGTATCTGGAAAGGATTCCTTTAACAAAATCTTCCACTCATACCATGATCTCTTCAGAGAAGGTAATCCTTGATACCAAAGCTTAGCGTGACCACTTAGCTTTGGCAAGGCATAATGAATGGTCTGGCGGTCATCCCACCCATATATATCGGCACATTCATCAACCTTACCAAGCCAAGTAGTAATCGGTTGTTCTCTACACATTGGATCAAATTCTGGCAAGACATTATTTAGATTAGGAAAACTAGTGCGCTCATTacaatttgtatttttaattacgtcTAAAAAGTCTTTAAATAATGAAGATGTTGACTCACCAGGCCAGCAGCTTTTTCGTTTAGAATTCCTCCTGTTTTCAACAGCCCTATACGTTTTCCGTCTAGGGCTCAGAAACATGTCCTTATCGGGGCTCCGACTCTTGTCCCTTCCAAGGATCCGGCTTTGGCCCCTCTCAATGCTCCTGTATCTTCTAGGGCTCCTGTTCCTTTTAAGACTCCTGTCCCTTCCAGGGCTCCTGTTCCTTCCAAAGCTCCTGTCCCTTCCAGGGCTCCTGTCCTTTAGAGAGCTGCTGTCCCTTATAGGGCTCCTGTCCCTTAGAGGGCTCCTGTCCCTCAGAGGGCTCCTGTCCCTTAGAGGGCTCCTGTCCCTTAGAGGGCTCCTGTCCCTTAGAGGGCTCCTGTCCCTTAGAGGGCTCCTGTCCCTTAGAGGGCTCCTGTCCCTTAGAGGGCTCCTGTCCCTTAGAGGGCTCCTGTCCCTTAGAGGGCTCCTGTCCCTTAGAGGGCTCCTGTCCCTTAGAGAGCTCCTGTCCCTTAGAGGGCTCCTGTCCCTTAGAGGGCTCCTATATTTATCCTTTCCAATACTGTGCATAGGTCGATAAGGATTCTCACGAGTCCTGTCCCGTTCAGAACTCATACGATCAATGCTTCGATAGCGATTATGGTATCGTCGCCTCCAGTCACGCAGCTCCACTTCTTGTAACTCACGCTCTCGGCgttcattatttaattgtttttctaAATTATACATTCGCTGTCTATTAATTAGTAATTCTCGCAGTCTTTCACTGGATAAACTGCGACTACGTGTGCGGCGTTTCCTTGTCCGATCAACACTTCTCGATCGGGTACGACCTCTATTAGCTATGGACAATCTTTGCAAAATTGGACTTTTGGATCCGATTGAATATTCCTGACTTTTATCCATATccattttgaatattatttctGAAActcaaattattgtattattataatgtttacaaCAATACAGcgtaataattgtcaaaagggAGAACATAAATTAGACGCTATTTAGTCGAATCGAATCAAATAGAATAAACAATCCTTTTATCACTTTATATGATACCTGtcgcttttttttttcttttacatgatatataaaataat
It encodes:
- the LOC121735032 gene encoding glutenin, high molecular weight subunit 12-like translates to MNAESEPSKGQEPSKGQELSKGQEPSKGQEPSKGQEPSKGQEPSKGQEPSKGQEPSKGQEPSKGQEPSKGQEPSKGQEPSEGQEPSKGQEPYKGQQLSKGQEPWKGQELWKEQEPWKGQES